From one Microbacter margulisiae genomic stretch:
- a CDS encoding AAA family ATPase — translation MKPNQPLIITISRQIGSGGAYIGQQIARYFDILYADREIISETAQRFSIHPKEIAHRDEKIISAWEAFMQAITRNPDRIEFSPFPPTDKELFKAESEVIERLATERSAVIMGRCGSYILRQHPNHISIFLHASNVFRIKHLCEVHNMSEIRAQKTIAEYDKDRGAYIHQFTGLNWTDATQYNLTFRTDILGLETSAKEIINFIETTLAKKEL, via the coding sequence ATGAAACCAAATCAGCCTTTAATCATTACCATCAGCCGACAGATAGGTTCTGGTGGGGCGTATATCGGACAACAGATTGCAAGGTACTTTGACATCCTGTATGCCGATCGCGAAATTATATCCGAAACAGCACAACGGTTTTCAATTCATCCCAAAGAAATTGCACATCGTGATGAAAAAATTATTTCTGCATGGGAAGCATTTATGCAAGCTATTACACGTAACCCTGACCGTATTGAGTTCAGTCCGTTTCCTCCAACAGACAAAGAGCTATTTAAAGCCGAAAGCGAAGTAATTGAACGATTAGCAACCGAACGTTCGGCCGTAATCATGGGTCGGTGTGGTTCGTATATCCTTCGCCAACACCCGAATCATATCAGCATTTTCTTACATGCAAGCAACGTTTTTCGGATAAAACATCTTTGCGAAGTACACAACATGTCGGAAATCAGAGCACAAAAAACAATCGCCGAATATGATAAAGACAGAGGAGCCTACATACACCAGTTCACCGGACTGAACTGGACGGATGCCACCCAATATAATCTTACATTCAGAACGGATATTCTCGGACTGGAGACCAGTGCCAAGGAAATTATAAATTTTATAGAAACGACACTGGCGAAAAAAGAGCTATAA
- a CDS encoding L-ribulose-5-phosphate 4-epimerase: MTRNELKEIVCQANLDLVKHGLVIFTWGNVSAIDRNEGIVAIKPSGVSYDNLKPEDMVLLDMEGNVVEGKWKPSSDTQTHMALYRAFESIGGVVHTHSTYATAWAQAGRDIPNIGTTHADYFSREIPCTRDMTETEVKGEYELETGNVIIERFNQINPVHVPGVLVKNHGPFSWGKDAHDAVHNAVVMEQVAKMAFIAYNINPQLDMNPLLIEKHFMRKHGPNAYYGQK; the protein is encoded by the coding sequence ATGACGCGGAATGAATTAAAAGAAATTGTATGCCAGGCCAACCTCGATTTGGTGAAACATGGTCTGGTGATTTTTACCTGGGGGAATGTGAGCGCTATTGATCGCAACGAAGGTATTGTCGCCATCAAGCCGTCTGGTGTTTCCTATGACAATTTGAAACCCGAAGATATGGTGTTGCTGGATATGGAAGGCAATGTTGTGGAAGGGAAATGGAAACCTTCGTCTGATACGCAGACACACATGGCATTGTATCGTGCTTTTGAGAGTATCGGTGGGGTAGTGCACACACATTCTACATATGCTACTGCCTGGGCACAGGCAGGGCGTGACATTCCGAACATCGGGACAACCCACGCGGACTACTTCAGTCGCGAGATTCCATGTACGCGCGATATGACAGAAACAGAGGTAAAAGGAGAATATGAACTGGAAACAGGCAACGTGATCATTGAACGTTTCAACCAGATCAATCCCGTACATGTGCCCGGTGTGTTGGTAAAAAACCATGGTCCTTTTTCGTGGGGAAAAGATGCGCATGACGCAGTGCATAATGCCGTAGTGATGGAGCAAGTGGCCAAGATGGCGTTTATTGCTTACAATATTAACCCGCAATTGGATATGAATCCATTGCTTATCGAGAAGCATTTTATGCGGAAACACGGACCGAATGCCTATTACGGACAGAAATAA
- a CDS encoding NUDIX hydrolase codes for MVENEGVRNYYENKDRFYVAVDCIIFGFHEDELKLLLIRRRFDPCIGELSLMGGFLNKGESIDAAAERVLQELTGLENVFMEQIGIFGEVDRDPGERVLSAAYYALINSDDYNKELADSHNAVWVPMNDIPALIFDHNIMVMMAWKQLKRKAAVEPIGFNLLPQYFTLPQLQSLYEAILGETLDKRNFRKKVLAMDIFEKTEEKDKSNSKRGAFYYRFDYDKYNALVQNGSHFAL; via the coding sequence ATGGTTGAAAACGAAGGAGTAAGAAATTATTACGAAAATAAGGATCGCTTTTATGTGGCGGTCGACTGTATCATTTTTGGATTTCACGAAGACGAGTTAAAGCTATTATTGATCAGACGGCGGTTTGATCCATGCATAGGCGAGCTTTCATTGATGGGTGGCTTTCTCAATAAGGGAGAAAGTATTGATGCTGCCGCCGAGCGCGTGTTGCAGGAGTTGACGGGTTTAGAAAATGTTTTTATGGAGCAGATTGGGATCTTCGGAGAAGTAGATCGTGATCCCGGTGAAAGGGTACTTTCTGCCGCATATTATGCACTTATCAACAGTGATGACTATAATAAGGAATTAGCAGATAGTCATAACGCGGTTTGGGTTCCAATGAACGATATCCCGGCATTGATTTTCGATCATAATATCATGGTGATGATGGCATGGAAGCAACTAAAACGCAAGGCTGCCGTAGAACCGATCGGATTCAACCTGTTGCCGCAATATTTTACATTGCCGCAATTACAATCTCTCTATGAAGCCATTTTGGGCGAAACGCTTGACAAGCGAAATTTCCGGAAAAAAGTGCTGGCAATGGATATTTTTGAGAAAACGGAGGAAAAAGACAAGAGCAATTCCAAGCGAGGTGCCTTTTACTACCGTTTTGATTATGACAAATATAACGCGTTAGTGCAGAATGGCTCCCATTTTGCATTGTAA
- the araA gene encoding L-arabinose isomerase gives MEFNYQNLEVWFVTGAQLLYGGDAVVNVDAHSNEMVKGLNDSGHLPVKVVYKGTANSSAEVSEVFRAANADTKCIGVITWMHTFSPAKMWIHGLMDYKKPLLHLHTQYNEQIPWDEIDMDFMNLNQSAHGDREFGFITSRLRKPRKVVVGYWKDKSTHEKIATWMRVAAAWADAQDMRIIRFGDNMNNVAVTDGDKVEAEIRLGYHVDNAPIAKLVPYVNAVKEEEIDALVAEYEKQYDFADDCKKGTEKHQYVRDAAAQEIGLRHFLQDKGAKAFTTSFDELEGMKQLMGFASQRLMAEGYGFGAEGDWKTAALVRTMWVMGQGLSGGQSFLEDYTLNFDGAKSSILQAHMLEINPEITAKKPRVEVHYLGIGDSGTCARLVFQAHEGNGIACTIVDMGNRFRMIVNAVEVIKPKALPKLPVACALWIPQPNFEIGAGAWIVAGGTHHSSFSFALTTEFMEDYAEIADMEMLLIDKDTTMRNFKQDLRNNEVYYMLNKALK, from the coding sequence ATGGAATTCAATTATCAAAACCTCGAAGTTTGGTTTGTTACAGGAGCTCAGCTATTGTACGGTGGAGATGCTGTGGTCAACGTGGATGCTCATTCGAACGAAATGGTAAAAGGGTTAAATGATTCGGGTCATTTACCAGTAAAAGTAGTTTATAAAGGAACAGCCAACTCTTCGGCAGAAGTTTCCGAAGTTTTCCGTGCAGCCAATGCCGATACGAAGTGTATTGGAGTCATTACATGGATGCATACCTTTTCTCCGGCAAAAATGTGGATTCACGGTTTGATGGATTACAAGAAACCGTTGTTGCACCTTCATACGCAATACAACGAACAAATTCCATGGGATGAAATAGACATGGATTTTATGAATCTTAACCAGTCTGCACATGGCGATCGTGAGTTTGGTTTCATCACCAGCCGCTTACGCAAACCACGTAAGGTTGTTGTAGGTTACTGGAAGGATAAAAGCACCCATGAAAAAATTGCAACATGGATGCGTGTTGCCGCTGCTTGGGCAGATGCACAGGATATGCGTATCATCCGGTTTGGTGACAACATGAACAATGTTGCTGTGACCGATGGCGACAAGGTTGAAGCTGAAATCCGTTTGGGTTATCATGTAGATAATGCTCCTATTGCTAAGTTGGTTCCTTATGTAAATGCTGTCAAAGAAGAAGAAATAGATGCGTTGGTAGCTGAATACGAAAAACAGTATGATTTTGCCGACGATTGCAAAAAAGGTACAGAAAAACATCAATATGTTCGCGATGCTGCCGCTCAGGAAATCGGGTTACGCCACTTTTTGCAGGACAAAGGAGCCAAAGCTTTCACTACCAGTTTTGATGAGCTGGAAGGAATGAAACAATTAATGGGATTTGCCTCACAACGGTTAATGGCTGAAGGATATGGTTTCGGAGCTGAAGGCGATTGGAAAACCGCAGCGCTTGTTCGTACAATGTGGGTGATGGGGCAGGGTTTATCCGGTGGACAATCGTTCCTTGAGGATTATACGTTGAACTTCGACGGGGCTAAAAGTTCAATTCTCCAAGCACATATGTTAGAAATTAATCCGGAAATCACAGCGAAAAAACCTCGCGTGGAAGTGCATTATCTGGGTATCGGCGATTCCGGAACATGTGCCCGTCTCGTGTTTCAGGCTCACGAAGGAAATGGCATTGCCTGTACCATTGTTGATATGGGGAACCGCTTCCGCATGATTGTCAATGCCGTTGAAGTGATTAAACCCAAAGCGTTGCCGAAATTACCTGTTGCGTGTGCTTTATGGATTCCCCAGCCCAATTTTGAAATTGGAGCTGGTGCTTGGATTGTAGCAGGAGGAACTCACCATTCAAGTTTTTCATTTGCCTTGACAACAGAATTTATGGAAGATTACGCAGAAATTGCTGATATGGAAATGTTGCTCATTGACAAGGATACTACAATGCGTAATTTCAAACAGGATCTCCGCAACAATGAGGTCTATTATATGCTGAACAAAGCATTAAAATAA
- a CDS encoding serine O-acetyltransferase, with protein MLYSEIITESIRKLADYKSFKVLCHQQHEGTPMPSLATLEEIVHLSRSIIFPGYFGNAAVDRATIKYHIGMEVERLYQLLSEQIMAGLCFSCSEPPPQSHASSIAATFIERLPQLRQMLADDVIATYLGDPASKSYGEVIFCYPALRAISNYRIAHELLVLGVPLIPRIISELAHSETGIDIHPGAVIGNSFTIDHGTGVVIGETTIIGNHVKLYQGVTLGAKSFPLDEKGNPIKGIPRHPVIEDDVIIYSNSTILGRVTVGKGAIIGGNIWIDTDIEPGAKIIQASGKK; from the coding sequence ATGCTTTATTCTGAAATTATCACAGAATCGATTCGCAAACTTGCCGACTACAAGAGTTTCAAGGTTCTGTGCCATCAACAGCACGAAGGAACTCCAATGCCCTCATTGGCTACATTGGAAGAGATCGTTCATTTATCCCGTTCCATTATTTTTCCGGGATATTTTGGGAATGCTGCCGTTGACAGAGCCACTATAAAATACCATATCGGTATGGAAGTGGAACGTTTGTACCAGCTTCTTTCCGAACAAATCATGGCAGGTTTGTGTTTCTCCTGTTCTGAGCCCCCTCCCCAATCACATGCCTCATCCATTGCAGCAACTTTTATCGAACGGCTACCTCAACTACGCCAAATGTTGGCTGATGATGTCATTGCAACCTATCTTGGCGATCCTGCTTCTAAAAGTTATGGCGAGGTAATTTTCTGTTATCCCGCTTTGCGGGCAATTTCCAATTATCGAATCGCGCACGAACTGCTTGTTTTAGGCGTTCCGTTGATTCCTCGCATCATCAGTGAACTGGCTCACTCCGAAACTGGCATTGATATTCATCCGGGAGCAGTAATTGGCAATTCATTTACAATTGACCATGGAACAGGTGTTGTTATTGGAGAAACCACTATTATTGGGAATCATGTGAAGCTTTATCAGGGCGTAACCCTTGGGGCAAAGAGCTTTCCGCTTGACGAAAAAGGAAATCCGATTAAAGGAATTCCAAGACATCCAGTCATTGAGGACGACGTCATCATCTATTCAAACTCGACCATTCTGGGAAGAGTTACCGTTGGGAAAGGAGCTATAATCGGAGGAAATATCTGGATTGACACAGACATTGAACCCGGAGCCAAAATAATTCAGGCTTCAGGGAAAAAATAG
- a CDS encoding transporter, with protein MDIIIIVVIGNMDETIRNTITNGIKKRNYILTINNRITTMKKSLIFVIFAFVSVISFGQNSLAMGKTQLNFGLGLSDWGVPVYFGFDYAVSSDITLGSELSYRSYHEDVNNTYYDHSIEGVSGNFNYHFNNLLSIPQNWDVYAGLNIGFYIWNSPDTYGGSHSSGLGLGAQIGGRYFISKRVALNLEFGGENTFADGKFGLTVQL; from the coding sequence ATGGACATAATAATTATCGTGGTTATAGGGAACATGGACGAGACCATCAGGAACACGATCACGAATGGCATTAAAAAGAGAAACTATATATTAACTATTAACAACCGAATAACTACGATGAAAAAGAGTCTTATATTTGTAATCTTTGCTTTTGTTTCTGTGATTTCATTTGGTCAGAATTCGTTAGCAATGGGTAAAACTCAGTTGAACTTTGGATTAGGTCTATCCGATTGGGGAGTTCCAGTCTATTTTGGATTTGATTATGCCGTCAGTAGTGATATTACCTTAGGAAGTGAATTATCCTATCGTTCATATCACGAAGACGTGAATAATACCTATTATGATCACTCGATTGAGGGAGTTTCAGGGAATTTCAATTATCATTTTAACAATTTATTATCAATTCCTCAAAACTGGGATGTATATGCCGGACTAAATATTGGCTTTTACATTTGGAATTCTCCGGATACCTATGGAGGATCCCATTCTTCTGGATTAGGACTGGGTGCACAAATTGGAGGTCGATATTTTATTTCAAAACGTGTAGCACTTAATCTGGAATTTGGTGGTGAGAATACATTTGCTGATGGAAAATTTGGTTTGACAGTGCAATTGTGA